AACGGGTTCGTCACGTCCTCGAGGATCTGCGTGCCCGAAAAGCGCTTCGCGAGGAGGCCCACGAGCGAGGTCTTCCCGACGCCGATCGGTCCCTCGATGGCGATGTGGCGGAGCGGGAATTCCTTCGGAGTGGGCGCGGGCACGGGAGGCGAGTTTACCGGTCCGCGAGGCTACCGGCGGAGGAAGACGTCGGCCGCCCCGCAGACGAAGACGGCCACCGAAAGCCAGCCGTTGGCCGTGAAGAAGGCCCCGTCCACCCGGGAGAGGTCGCCCGGCTTGACGAGGACGTGCTGGCGGACGAGGAAGACGCCCGCGAGGACGACGCCCAGGCCGAAGAGGAGTCCGCCGCCCGCGAGGACGAAGACGCCGTAGAGGAGCGCCAGGGAGAGGGCGTGGAAGGCCGTCGAGACGTTCAGGGCCCGGCGGGCCCCGAGGCGGGCCGGCAGAGAGAAGAGCCCGTGCTCGCGGTCGAAGGCCTCGTCCTGCAGGCTGTAAATGACGTCGAAGCCGGCGACCCAGAAGAGGACGGAGAGGCCGAGGACGACCGGAGGCGCTGCGAAGGCGCCCGTGACGGCGATCCACGCGCCGACCGGCGCGATCGCGAGGCCGAGGCCGAGGACGAGGTGCGCGAGCGCCGTGATGCGCTTCGTGTACGAGTAGCCGAGGACCACGAGGAGCGCCACGGGACTGAGCGCGAGGCATAGCGGGTTGAGCCGCCAGGCGGCCAGGACGAAGAGCGAGGCCGAGAGCGCGCAGAAGACCGAAGCCGCGGCGACCGACACGCGCCCGGCCGGGATGTCGCGCGTCCTGGTGCGCGGATTCACGGCGTCGATTGAGCGGTCGGCGATGCGGTTGAAGGCCATCGCCGCCGAGCGCGCGCCCACCATCGCGACGAGGATCCAGATGAGCACCGGGAGCGGCGGCAATCCCCGTGCCGCGAGAACGGCGGCGAGCAGCGCGAACGGGAGCGCGAAGACCGTGTGCGCGAACGTGACGAGGGAGAGGTACTTCTTCACGGGGCGCAGAAGCTTCAGCGCGCTCCCGTCCAGCGGAAGCCGGCGGTGTCGACCGCGACGTCGAGAAGGTCCGCGACGCGCTCGAGGTACGCGTCGAGCATGGCCTCGGCCGTGCGCGCCGCGTAGAAAGCCGGGACGGGCGGCGCGACGATCGCGCCCGCGCGGGTGACGGCCAGGATGTTCTCGGCGTGGACGAGGGAGAGCGGCGTTTCCCTGAGGCCGAGGACGAGGCGCCGCCGCTCCTTCAGGCAGACGTCGGCCGCGCGCTGGAGGAGGCCGCGCGACGTCCCGTGCGCGATGGACGCGAGCGTGCCCGCCGAGCACGGCAGGACGGCCATGCCCCGCGTCCTGAACGAGCCCGACGCGATGGAGGCGTCGATCGCGCTCTCGGGGTGGAGGACGAGCTTGGCTCGCGTCGCGGCGTCGAGGCCCGCCGCGTCGACGAACGCGTCGACCGACGTCAGGTTCGCATCCAGTTCGTCGCGCGCGACGACGAGGGCGCGCGGCGAGACGACGACGTGGAGGCGCTCGACGTCCGGCGACGCCGAGAAGATCTGCAGCGCCCGGAGCGCGAGGCGCGAGCCGCTGGCCCCGGAGATTCCGAGGATGAGGTCGTTCTTCCCGCCCGCGCGCTGCGCCATCGCTGGATTCTCCACCACGACAGCTTTTCCTGTCGCGCTCTCCCTTTCCGTGTGGGAGAAGAGAAGAGATTTGCTTAGAAGGTAATAGGGCGTGGCGGCCGGCCCGCGCGACAGGTTTGCTTGTCGCGATCCGGCGCCGGCTGCGGACCCGTTCTAAGAAGAAGTCCCTTTAGCGCCAGTGCGTTGCGCTTCGGCCGCGCCGTCCGGCATCGCCTGTGCGATGGAGTCCGGCGAGGTGATCGATGAGTTAGGCGCCACACACGCGCACCCGGACGCGCCGGGACGAAGCGGAAGGAACAACCCCCCGAATCCCGGTTCGTGTCCTTTTTCCGAACAAAGAAGAAAGAAAACAAAGGAGTTCACGATGTCTCTGCGTCCGATCGTCCGCGCTC
This Acidobacteriota bacterium DNA region includes the following protein-coding sequences:
- a CDS encoding UbiA family prenyltransferase yields the protein MKKYLSLVTFAHTVFALPFALLAAVLAARGLPPLPVLIWILVAMVGARSAAMAFNRIADRSIDAVNPRTRTRDIPAGRVSVAAASVFCALSASLFVLAAWRLNPLCLALSPVALLVVLGYSYTKRITALAHLVLGLGLAIAPVGAWIAVTGAFAAPPVVLGLSVLFWVAGFDVIYSLQDEAFDREHGLFSLPARLGARRALNVSTAFHALSLALLYGVFVLAGGGLLFGLGVVLAGVFLVRQHVLVKPGDLSRVDGAFFTANGWLSVAVFVCGAADVFLRR
- a CDS encoding UbiX family flavin prenyltransferase encodes the protein MAQRAGGKNDLILGISGASGSRLALRALQIFSASPDVERLHVVVSPRALVVARDELDANLTSVDAFVDAAGLDAATRAKLVLHPESAIDASIASGSFRTRGMAVLPCSAGTLASIAHGTSRGLLQRAADVCLKERRRLVLGLRETPLSLVHAENILAVTRAGAIVAPPVPAFYAARTAEAMLDAYLERVADLLDVAVDTAGFRWTGAR